The Dreissena polymorpha isolate Duluth1 chromosome 9, UMN_Dpol_1.0, whole genome shotgun sequence genome contains the following window.
ATATGACTTCAATTGTCTCATCGATACTCCTTTAACGTTATGTCAAGATATACAAGAAGAGGACATGTGGATATTTCTAGACGGGAGACCTCCTCTCAGATTATTCGATCTGCCTTCAAGGCTGCTATCGGACTTGAAAGAAAATCGCCCGTTAACATATTCAAGGCTGAGCCGACTGTTGTGTGTTCTTATTGCTCCCGTGTTGCTATTTGTAAGGGTGCTTCTGTTCAAAGACGGCATTGGTTCAAAGAACACAGTAACAGTGGACGATCTGGTTGCAAAAGGTACCCCATTAGGATTCCTGACTATTCTTGCGAAATATGAACACGCACGGCAAACATTTGTTCCAATTCTAGGAGGGCCTTGGGTAGTTTTGGGGTTATTCTATATTCTTGGTATTATTATCATCGTTGCGCCAAACAGTTTTAAGCAAATCATTGAAAACGGAACGCCGACAAAGAGAACTTGGTCGCCATTATTTTTTGGAGTTGACGAGGTGTTGCGCATGGCTATGCTTGAACCGGAAACAGCACCCGGATACAGTAGGGCTTCCGAGTTTTGTCGAGGGAGCTTTCTTATGCTTTTCAATGGTTTATTTTGGAAAAGAGTCTGCTATGTAAACAAAAAGCGGTTTCTACGGTTAATAGTCCGTTACAAAATTGCGTTTATTTTACTCGTTATACCAGTGACCGTCCTTAGTTTCCTTGAGTTCGCTACTTGCCTTATCTACAACGCCGTACCATTCTTTAGCGGTGGCGTTATTTTAATGAAGGGTTATATCGTTTCCATATTAGATCAGATAAATTATCATTTTGGTTCAATAGTGTTTTCTTGCAAATTTTCTGTCGTGTTTATTATTTGTACGTGTTCCATACTATTCTGtctgtttttgtatattttgtgtttgatCTTCCTGGAAAGTTTCATATTCATATCGCAGATAACAATAATGTGCTTTGTAGCAGTTGTAGTGTTCCCTTCTTCTAGTTttggatatttattttttgttgtagcTATTTTGTACTATGTAACTCGCCTCATTCGATCATTCGGGAATGTGTACTTGGAATTGCTTTCAATCGCCGTTGAACAGTCTGTGGTTTCCGAATCCCATATTAAGTCTTCTGCGTATGAAAATACATCACAGAAGGTTCCATACGATGACACAGTGTGTGGCAACGACGTGCAAAACACTTCAGGAACACCTCCAGGCACAACAATCCATCGCACACGCCAAAGAAAGAACCTGCGCGGAATACCAAGGAGTCTGTTTGAATATTTGATTAACAAACACCGACCTTTATACTTACATGTGCTCAAATTACTATTAAGCATTACCCTAATTATAGCATTATGGGTTGTTACTCTGTACATACTTGACAAGTTCAACGTATCGTCTCCCTCGGAGAGGTCTGACGTCATGCACGTTGTCTTCGTGGTGATAGTCGGTGCGTTGCCAAGGGTGTTGGAAGTCGTTTTTATCGACGAAAGTGACGTTATTAAAAGACAAGTAGAAGAAACAAAGATTGCAAAGTCGATTGAACGTTATTGGAATTGTCAGACAGTACAACTTGAAAATTGCGCATGAAGTGTTTGAAAGGTGATAAAAGCGGTTTAATTGACGTGTGATAGGTGAAGGTTAATGATATCACATGGCGTGTAAATGCTTACTAGATATAACTCGTAAATTAGCTTATGTACAACTGATTTAACCACAGTGCAGCAAGCTGCAAAAATGCATTTAGTCACGCTTtgattttgtcatattttttaacaataattgaGGAATTCGAATAAATATgtggaatattttttaatgaatgcaacattttgccgcccaaacatgtatttttatacttgttttaataACAGTTATTTTCTGTGATGGCAAAGTGTAAAATGACGTAATGACGTATACAAatcaaaatcatatatatatatatatatatacacatatgtgtgtgtgtgtgtacattaTAAAAATAACGTCATATTAGTCTCAACGACAAAATGTCgtaatgtaattaataaaaacacCAAAGGATTTTATCAAGTATTAATGTTTGATATTGTGTGATGTTGTTTTCGAGGATTCTTCAAGGAAGCAGTATTTTTCAAAATTCACAATTATTGTAATATAGCAAGCAAATGAACAACGTGTTTTGTACAATTGAAAGTATGCTTGTCCATAATACATTCACACAAAACCTTACTTG
Protein-coding sequences here:
- the LOC127845388 gene encoding uncharacterized protein LOC127845388, with the protein product MMSWIRIPHVPLAILLVTVYQKGDCILDGTIVSDAREIENGDNTSAPLCKFSAWERSKSYFDVQFHESDPVFVKFNLTIREKSVVELSHTDDVILPHNWVWTYSTDKSNYPYLSWYIDYGVVSFSLLDARTLELDYLALDVIPVNRTENCRLIIGDNASMINVAKALFEIVVTNNPEHPYRKHFFCYLTKLPKVDNFAGLYFNFPTNVFQYSCCIFDYSYTEGKYSDPECNQKQQKWTLCTTGPYFAGIILLAFCPIFVFQFLTTVGKHEICQPYDFNCLIDTPLTLCQDIQEEDMWIFLDGRPPLRLFDLPSRLLSDLKENRPLTYSRLSRLLCVLIAPVLLFVRVLLFKDGIGSKNTVTVDDLVAKGTPLGFLTILAKYEHARQTFVPILGGPWVVLGLFYILGIIIIVAPNSFKQIIENGTPTKRTWSPLFFGVDEVLRMAMLEPETAPGYSRASEFCRGSFLMLFNGLFWKRVCYVNKKRFLRLIVRYKIAFILLVIPVTVLSFLEFATCLIYNAVPFFSGGVILMKGYIVSILDQINYHFGSIVFSCKFSVVFIICTCSILFCLFLYILCLIFLESFIFISQITIMCFVAVVVFPSSSFGYLFFVVAILYYVTRLIRSFGNVYLELLSIAVEQSVVSESHIKSSAYENTSQKVPYDDTVCGNDVQNTSGTPPGTTIHRTRQRKNLRGIPRSLFEYLINKHRPLYLHVLKLLLSITLIIALWVVTLYILDKFNVSSPSERSDVMHVVFVVIVGALPRVLEVVFIDESDVIKRQVEETKIAKSIERYWNCQTVQLENCA